In Methanonatronarchaeum thermophilum, a genomic segment contains:
- a CDS encoding radical SAM protein, producing MIAELKTELITRGVELPEKGRTGGAGPTGQYLVLPNDTIACAPSYWPEGYTPNKLKKKDNKYYIDFKGKEIELKIRRNPEYYTKKTSKGQSMKKLALLHGVNCLGTTIYQKCRFFDEGNECRYCAIEETLKDRSTVKEKDINELTEVAREARKENITHMTVTTGVPPQEDYIIERLVELAKTVKKNVNMQIHAQLLPPGKENLEKLWSAGIDTIGLHLETWDEDIFKKVCPGKAEIGRRKFVKDIEHAVEIFGENQVSSFMIAGIGETDESILTGIKELSNRGCVPFLTPLHPLPGSHFEKRHPPKTDRMNKLYKKASEILKENNIRPRENKAGCVRCGSCTALYEYLEGV from the coding sequence ATGATAGCAGAACTGAAAACAGAGCTTATAACACGGGGAGTCGAACTACCGGAAAAAGGTAGAACTGGAGGTGCCGGGCCAACAGGCCAATACCTAGTTCTGCCCAACGATACAATAGCTTGCGCTCCTTCATACTGGCCTGAAGGATACACTCCAAACAAACTGAAAAAAAAAGACAACAAATACTACATCGATTTTAAAGGAAAAGAGATAGAGCTTAAAATAAGAAGAAACCCAGAATACTATACCAAAAAAACAAGCAAAGGCCAGTCAATGAAAAAACTTGCTTTGCTACATGGAGTAAACTGCCTCGGAACCACAATATACCAAAAATGCAGGTTCTTCGATGAAGGCAATGAATGTAGATACTGCGCAATCGAAGAAACATTGAAAGACAGAAGCACAGTCAAAGAAAAAGACATCAATGAACTCACAGAAGTAGCTCGAGAAGCTCGAAAAGAAAACATAACACACATGACAGTTACAACCGGAGTTCCACCACAAGAAGACTACATAATAGAACGGTTAGTAGAGCTAGCTAAAACCGTGAAAAAAAACGTAAACATGCAGATACATGCTCAACTACTCCCACCAGGAAAAGAAAACCTAGAGAAACTATGGTCGGCCGGAATCGACACAATCGGACTCCACCTAGAAACCTGGGACGAAGACATATTCAAAAAGGTATGTCCAGGTAAAGCAGAGATCGGACGCAGAAAATTCGTTAAAGACATAGAACACGCAGTCGAGATATTCGGAGAAAACCAAGTAAGTTCTTTTATGATAGCTGGAATCGGAGAAACAGACGAATCCATCTTAACCGGAATAAAAGAACTATCCAATAGAGGGTGTGTACCATTCCTAACCCCACTACACCCATTACCCGGAAGCCACTTCGAAAAACGACATCCACCAAAAACAGACCGCATGAACAAACTATATAAAAAAGCATCAGAAATACTTAAAGAAAACAACATACGTCCCCGTGAAAACAAAGCAGGATGCGTCAGATGTGGGTCCTGCACAGCCCTATACGAATATCTAGAGGGAGTTTAA
- the atwA gene encoding methyl coenzyme M reductase system, component A2, whose protein sequence is MSDEFIRVKNLTKRFGDVTALNNVNLSIGRGEIYGLMGKSGAGKSVLMHAIRGSTEYKPDEGQVIFRLLVCSDCMWVEPIGTSHSCPRCQGEMEQKDVDYWNAEKELFKAIRSRISIMLQRSFSLFGDKSTIENVLEAINDPNMSESEKAEFAMNLLEKVDMTHRTTHIARDLSGGEKQRVVLARQLAKKPMLLLADEPTGTLDPKSADTVHNMLTHKADNEGLTVITASHWPDVIRDISHRGAWLEAGEVVEEGGPKEITEEFIKVKGPTAPREVEFEDTIVKVEDVKKYFYSVKRGVVKAVDGVSLELDEKEIFGLVGWSGSGKTTLARMISGITEPEEGTVEVRIGDDWIDMSKKGPNGKGRATPHLEILHQEHSLHPYSTIFENLSTAIGTKLPEEFVRIKAKETLEGLGMKESRVESILDSRPRSLSVGEDQRVALAQVLMKEPTLNILDEPAGTLDPVTKADVAEAIVSAREELGATFLIISHDRDFILDTCDRACLMSNGKVVVSGDPKKVVDRLVEEKEVQV, encoded by the coding sequence ATGTCGGACGAATTTATTAGGGTCAAAAATCTTACAAAGCGATTCGGCGATGTCACCGCATTAAACAACGTTAACTTATCGATAGGTCGGGGTGAAATATACGGCCTAATGGGGAAAAGCGGTGCTGGAAAATCCGTATTGATGCATGCTATTAGAGGTAGTACCGAATACAAGCCAGATGAAGGTCAGGTTATATTCAGGTTGTTGGTATGCTCAGACTGCATGTGGGTTGAGCCTATAGGAACCTCACACTCCTGCCCTAGATGTCAAGGAGAGATGGAACAAAAAGATGTAGATTACTGGAATGCGGAAAAAGAACTATTCAAAGCGATTAGGTCCCGTATATCTATAATGCTTCAACGTAGTTTCTCACTTTTCGGAGACAAATCCACAATCGAAAACGTACTGGAAGCAATCAACGACCCAAACATGTCTGAATCTGAAAAAGCAGAGTTCGCAATGAACCTCCTAGAGAAAGTGGATATGACTCACCGAACCACACACATAGCACGAGACCTAAGTGGAGGAGAAAAACAACGTGTCGTACTGGCAAGACAGCTAGCGAAAAAACCCATGTTATTACTAGCAGACGAACCAACCGGCACACTGGACCCAAAAAGTGCAGACACAGTTCACAACATGCTAACCCATAAAGCTGACAATGAAGGTCTAACAGTAATAACAGCATCACACTGGCCAGACGTAATCAGAGACATCAGCCATAGAGGAGCTTGGCTCGAAGCAGGAGAGGTAGTTGAAGAAGGTGGTCCAAAAGAAATAACAGAAGAGTTCATAAAAGTTAAAGGACCAACAGCTCCACGAGAAGTCGAGTTCGAAGACACAATAGTTAAAGTTGAAGACGTCAAGAAATACTTCTATTCCGTAAAAAGAGGTGTAGTCAAAGCAGTAGATGGAGTTTCACTGGAACTAGACGAAAAAGAAATCTTCGGTTTGGTCGGCTGGAGTGGCTCTGGAAAAACCACACTTGCAAGAATGATATCTGGAATCACCGAACCCGAAGAAGGAACTGTAGAAGTTAGAATCGGTGACGACTGGATAGACATGTCAAAAAAAGGACCTAATGGAAAAGGCCGGGCAACACCACACCTTGAAATACTGCATCAAGAACACTCTCTACACCCATATTCAACCATTTTCGAAAACCTATCCACCGCCATAGGTACAAAACTACCCGAAGAGTTCGTTCGTATAAAAGCAAAAGAAACACTCGAAGGACTCGGTATGAAAGAATCACGAGTAGAATCGATATTGGATTCAAGACCAAGGTCTTTAAGCGTAGGTGAAGACCAACGTGTCGCCCTAGCCCAAGTATTGATGAAGGAACCCACACTCAACATACTTGACGAGCCAGCTGGAACACTCGACCCAGTAACTAAAGCAGATGTTGCAGAAGCAATAGTTAGTGCAAGAGAAGAGTTAGGCGCCACCTTCCTAATAATAAGCCACGACCGTGATTTTATATTAGACACATGTGACCGTGCATGCTTAATGAGCAACGGTAAGGTTGTAGTTTCTGGAGACCCAAAAAAAGTCGTAGACCGGTTGGTAGAAGAAAAGGAGGTTCAAGTTTGA
- the mcrC gene encoding methyl-coenzyme M reductase I operon protein C, translating to MKKGIGRKCRIVDCRETAGLAKTGGLAQRNTVAESPSRDVIAIAMGPGRRHITKPICEITYALREEGIDTSVIVLNAGSGVPTDAPARTMGTFGLEPEEIKKIQQFKLAVIHLGNVKNHIVYKARLVLRNVDIPAICVTQCPVDFEDFSAIGIKTRKDMPPEEEIKTKGEIVEIISGIIRGEACPQSKLDEVIRKVKENLITIEQKTKQEAITD from the coding sequence TTGAAGAAAGGGATTGGCCGTAAATGCCGAATCGTCGATTGCAGAGAAACCGCAGGGCTCGCCAAAACCGGTGGGTTAGCACAGAGAAACACAGTAGCCGAATCACCATCCAGAGATGTTATAGCAATCGCCATGGGGCCAGGACGTAGACACATAACAAAACCGATATGCGAAATAACATACGCATTACGTGAAGAAGGGATCGATACAAGCGTGATAGTTCTAAACGCAGGTAGTGGAGTTCCCACAGACGCACCAGCCAGAACAATGGGTACATTCGGGTTGGAACCTGAAGAAATCAAAAAAATACAGCAATTCAAACTAGCAGTTATACATCTAGGTAACGTTAAAAACCACATCGTCTATAAAGCAAGACTTGTTTTAAGAAACGTAGACATCCCTGCGATATGTGTCACCCAATGTCCCGTAGATTTTGAAGACTTTTCAGCAATTGGAATAAAAACACGGAAAGACATGCCGCCAGAAGAAGAGATAAAAACAAAAGGAGAAATCGTTGAAATAATATCAGGCATCATAAGAGGCGAAGCATGTCCACAGAGCAAGTTAGATGAAGTCATACGCAAAGTAAAGGAAAACCTAATTACTATTGAACAAAAAACAAAACAAGAAGCGATAACCGACTAA
- a CDS encoding (Fe-S)-binding protein, with the protein MAKNKPNINFKALEAKSIMELDACTRCGECEDICPTRDATDDIDVAPRSKIDRWRQYINRNYGLKAKLFGPKPVEPEEIEKFRDDLYTCTTCGSCKEVCPVNIDTVELWESLRQNLVLAGEGPYGKQAKFSEILEKYQNPYMEEKEERVNWIPEDIAIEEEAEIAYFTGCTASLRMRTVAAAAMRILNDLEIPFTYLGEDEECCGSVLLRTGQYRQPGEENEQERIVRKMTERNVQRLKDRGVKKVLFSCAGCFRTALLDWEEVIGEEIDLQFVHISQFLADVIREGDIEWSEDWDEDMTVTYHDPCHLRLDLEIFEDPRYVYESIPGINLVEMERSHNLSRCCGAGGGVKAGIPEVAGNSAETRCRDALETGADMVSSACPFCRLNLGDGIKSLMESGEIEEGRLEAEDLVIITAKAMGLKTTLNGDEPEETEEEAEEKEAEAEE; encoded by the coding sequence ATGGCTAAAAACAAACCAAATATAAATTTCAAAGCTCTTGAAGCCAAATCAATAATGGAGCTTGACGCATGCACCCGATGCGGTGAATGTGAAGATATATGTCCAACACGAGACGCTACAGACGACATCGACGTCGCCCCAAGAAGTAAAATCGACAGATGGAGACAATACATAAACCGTAACTACGGACTAAAAGCAAAACTATTCGGTCCAAAACCAGTTGAACCGGAAGAAATCGAGAAATTCCGAGACGACCTATACACATGCACAACCTGCGGAAGCTGCAAAGAAGTATGCCCCGTAAACATAGACACAGTAGAACTATGGGAATCACTACGACAAAACCTAGTTCTAGCAGGAGAAGGTCCATATGGAAAACAAGCCAAGTTCTCAGAGATACTCGAGAAATACCAGAACCCATATATGGAGGAAAAAGAAGAGCGGGTTAACTGGATACCCGAAGACATCGCGATAGAGGAAGAAGCTGAGATCGCCTACTTCACCGGATGTACAGCTTCACTCAGGATGAGAACGGTGGCCGCAGCAGCGATGCGAATCCTCAACGACCTCGAAATACCATTCACCTACCTAGGGGAAGACGAAGAGTGCTGTGGATCTGTGCTGCTTAGAACCGGGCAATACAGACAGCCAGGAGAAGAAAACGAACAAGAGAGAATCGTACGTAAAATGACGGAGAGAAACGTACAGCGATTAAAAGACAGAGGAGTTAAAAAAGTTCTTTTCAGCTGTGCAGGATGCTTCCGAACAGCCCTACTCGACTGGGAAGAGGTAATTGGAGAAGAAATAGACCTACAGTTCGTACATATCTCACAGTTCCTAGCAGACGTAATAAGAGAAGGAGACATAGAGTGGAGCGAAGATTGGGATGAAGATATGACAGTAACATACCACGACCCATGCCACCTAAGACTCGACCTCGAAATATTCGAAGACCCCAGATACGTCTACGAAAGCATACCCGGAATCAATTTAGTTGAAATGGAAAGAAGCCACAACCTAAGCAGATGTTGTGGAGCCGGAGGCGGAGTAAAAGCCGGAATACCCGAAGTAGCTGGAAATTCAGCTGAAACAAGATGTAGAGACGCATTAGAAACTGGTGCGGACATGGTATCAAGCGCCTGCCCATTCTGCAGGCTAAACCTCGGAGACGGAATAAAAAGCCTCATGGAAAGCGGTGAAATAGAAGAAGGACGTCTTGAAGCAGAAGACCTCGTAATAATAACCGCAAAAGCAATGGGCCTCAAAACCACGTTAAATGGAGATGAACCCGAAGAAACCGAAGAAGAGGCTGAAGAAAAAGAGGCTGAGGCAGAAGAATAA
- a CDS encoding phenylacetate--CoA ligase family protein, producing MDLEIFVKNNVFSWFEDRAGEEVVRSSSLSSIDDVGRAEISRYSEHLVLENLRYAFENSSYYRDLFKEKDVVVGEIDSLDVFREEVPLTSVEEVVGNHYRFMAVTRNDIFRGFTDSGKRILYTKEELKNLVKSISAGLETVGLDRDDRLLITFPKETEWGCPFLVKMAAVECDCTVMHTDHLTADEQVEKMGEFEPTAVIGSHPYLYTLAKTVDRMDIGLSGVDIDKMIMSRGCVYYPFNEDIRNEIERIYRCDVYDHYGTTETGFAVAIECQDKDGLHVNESEFYLEVVDPETLEPLGSGEEGELVVTTLSREGMPLIRYRTGDITSIDNSIHSCGSILSRLNGIKGEVGNKYPGGSGLPLF from the coding sequence ATGGATTTGGAGATTTTTGTAAAGAACAATGTGTTCAGTTGGTTCGAGGATAGGGCTGGTGAAGAAGTGGTTAGATCTAGTTCTCTGTCGTCCATTGATGATGTTGGTAGGGCTGAGATTAGTAGGTATAGCGAGCATTTGGTTTTGGAGAACCTTAGGTATGCTTTTGAGAACAGTAGTTATTATCGTGATTTATTTAAAGAGAAAGATGTTGTTGTTGGTGAGATAGATAGTTTAGATGTTTTTAGGGAGGAGGTACCGCTTACATCTGTTGAAGAGGTTGTTGGGAACCACTACCGGTTTATGGCTGTCACCCGTAACGATATATTCCGTGGTTTTACAGATAGTGGTAAAAGGATTTTATATACTAAAGAAGAGCTTAAAAACCTGGTTAAATCTATTTCTGCTGGATTGGAAACGGTTGGTTTAGATAGAGATGATCGTTTGTTGATAACGTTTCCGAAAGAGACTGAATGGGGCTGTCCATTCTTAGTTAAGATGGCTGCAGTTGAATGTGACTGTACAGTAATGCATACAGATCACTTGACAGCTGATGAACAGGTTGAGAAGATGGGTGAGTTTGAACCAACCGCTGTTATAGGTTCACACCCATATTTGTATACTCTTGCTAAAACTGTTGATAGAATGGATATCGGTTTGAGTGGTGTGGATATAGATAAAATGATAATGTCAAGAGGATGTGTATACTATCCATTCAATGAAGATATCCGTAACGAAATTGAGAGGATATACCGATGTGATGTATATGACCATTACGGAACGACTGAAACCGGTTTTGCTGTGGCTATAGAGTGCCAAGATAAAGATGGCCTACATGTAAATGAGAGCGAGTTTTACCTTGAAGTGGTGGATCCAGAAACACTTGAACCATTGGGGTCTGGAGAGGAAGGGGAGTTGGTAGTGACAACATTAAGTAGAGAGGGGATGCCATTGATTAGATATCGAACAGGAGACATAACATCGATAGACAACTCTATACACAGCTGTGGTTCGATCCTATCTAGATTGAATGGTATAAAGGGAGAGGTGGGTAATAAATATCCTGGAGGATCAGGGTTACCGTTATTTTGA
- the thsA gene encoding thermosome subunit alpha, whose product MSMRQPVFILSEDTKRTRGRDAQENNINAAKAVAAAVRTTLGPKGMDKMLVDTLGDVIITNDGVTILKEMDIEHPAAKMVVEVAKTQEDEVGDGTTTAVVIAGELLKQAQELLEQDVHPTIIASGLRQASHKCQEILENEIAVDVEVDDKEKLMKVGETAMTGKGAESARDTLREIVVNAITAVADETEDGYQVNVENVKVQKKVGGRAKDTQLVDGMIIDKEKVHPEMPKSVENAKIALISAPIEHKETEVDAEIQITNPDQLQQFLDEEEAMLKKLVNKIKESGANVVFCQKGIDDMAQHYLAKEGILAVRRARKSDLKKLARATGGNVVSNIDEISEEDLGQAGHIKEKRVSNENMLFIEDCKNPRSVSLLVRGGTEHVVDEVERALEDALKVVAVAVEDGKIVAGGGAPEVELAHRLREYAASVGGREQLAIEAFANALEIVPRTLAENAGLDPIDALVDLRNKHEAGEKAAGLNVFDGEVIDMWEAGVVEPLRVKTQAVDSASETAVMVLRIDDVISGGSGSGGDQPDMPGGPGGGMPGGMGGMGGMM is encoded by the coding sequence ATGTCTATGAGACAACCAGTTTTTATACTTAGTGAAGATACCAAGAGAACAAGAGGCCGAGACGCTCAAGAAAACAACATTAACGCAGCAAAAGCCGTAGCCGCTGCAGTCCGAACAACACTCGGACCAAAAGGCATGGACAAAATGCTCGTCGACACACTAGGAGACGTTATAATAACAAACGACGGCGTAACCATACTAAAAGAGATGGATATAGAACACCCAGCAGCCAAAATGGTTGTAGAAGTCGCAAAAACACAAGAAGATGAAGTAGGCGACGGAACAACAACAGCTGTCGTAATAGCAGGAGAACTCCTAAAACAAGCACAAGAACTTCTAGAACAAGACGTACACCCAACAATAATAGCATCAGGACTAAGACAAGCATCACACAAATGCCAAGAAATACTCGAAAACGAGATAGCAGTAGACGTAGAAGTTGACGACAAAGAAAAACTAATGAAAGTCGGCGAAACAGCAATGACAGGTAAAGGAGCCGAATCAGCAAGAGACACCCTAAGAGAAATAGTAGTAAACGCAATAACAGCAGTAGCAGACGAAACAGAAGACGGATACCAAGTCAACGTCGAAAACGTAAAAGTACAGAAAAAAGTCGGTGGTCGAGCAAAAGACACACAACTTGTTGACGGCATGATAATCGACAAAGAAAAAGTACACCCAGAAATGCCCAAATCAGTAGAAAACGCAAAAATCGCTTTAATCAGCGCACCAATCGAACACAAAGAAACCGAAGTAGACGCAGAGATACAGATCACAAACCCAGACCAACTACAACAGTTCCTAGACGAAGAAGAAGCAATGCTCAAAAAATTGGTTAACAAAATCAAAGAAAGTGGAGCAAACGTAGTATTCTGCCAGAAAGGAATAGACGACATGGCCCAACACTACCTAGCAAAAGAAGGAATACTAGCAGTAAGAAGAGCCAGAAAATCAGACCTTAAAAAACTCGCCCGAGCAACAGGCGGAAACGTAGTCTCCAACATAGACGAAATATCAGAAGAAGACCTCGGACAAGCCGGCCACATAAAAGAAAAAAGAGTATCCAACGAAAACATGCTCTTCATAGAAGACTGCAAAAACCCCAGATCAGTATCCCTACTCGTAAGAGGAGGAACCGAACACGTAGTAGACGAAGTCGAAAGAGCACTGGAAGACGCATTAAAAGTGGTAGCAGTAGCAGTAGAAGACGGTAAAATAGTTGCCGGCGGTGGAGCTCCAGAAGTTGAGTTGGCTCATAGGCTTAGAGAGTATGCAGCATCTGTTGGTGGAAGAGAACAACTAGCAATAGAAGCATTCGCAAACGCACTAGAAATAGTTCCAAGAACACTAGCCGAAAACGCAGGACTCGACCCAATAGACGCATTAGTCGACCTAAGAAACAAACATGAAGCAGGCGAAAAAGCAGCCGGACTCAATGTATTCGATGGTGAAGTAATAGATATGTGGGAAGCAGGCGTTGTAGAACCACTAAGAGTCAAAACACAAGCAGTCGACTCCGCATCAGAAACAGCCGTAATGGTACTCCGAATCGACGACGTAATCTCCGGAGGAAGCGGAAGCGGTGGAGACCAACCCGACATGCCAGGAGGTCCAGGCGGCGGAATGCCCGGCGGCATGGGCGGCATGGGCGGAATGATGTAA
- a CDS encoding respiratory nitrate reductase subunit gamma, which produces MFIGSHFYSGVSFLAIMAVAMLTVFIFGAGLLWKFNIYGKGSREWMGDAEEPGIKNFFKSFAHSAEAKPGIKNILLNGLLQLRLFKRSKLRWTMHMSIFWGFMALFLLSIYLLLYEIITYYILGWSIDYFIAERESLHVAIWGNLFGIILMVGLVMAVLNRFFGEPTKRMSTAYDWGPLVLLIIVNITGFMAQFARETPFYGHFPEIFAGSWEFLGGAITQTEIALGHGVISLLFLAILPFTKFIHFFTVPLTQMANYGEEYKPRKAYGKKHEPET; this is translated from the coding sequence ATGTTTATTGGTAGTCATTTCTATAGTGGGGTCAGCTTCCTAGCAATAATGGCCGTAGCAATGCTCACGGTATTTATTTTTGGAGCTGGACTCCTCTGGAAATTCAATATATACGGAAAGGGCTCACGCGAATGGATGGGAGACGCAGAGGAACCAGGAATAAAAAACTTCTTTAAAAGCTTCGCACACTCGGCCGAAGCAAAACCAGGAATAAAAAACATACTTCTAAACGGATTACTACAACTAAGGTTATTCAAGAGAAGCAAACTAAGATGGACAATGCACATGTCGATCTTCTGGGGATTCATGGCACTATTCCTACTTTCAATATACCTACTTCTCTACGAAATAATAACATACTACATACTCGGTTGGTCAATCGACTACTTCATAGCCGAAAGAGAATCACTACACGTAGCAATCTGGGGTAACCTATTCGGAATCATCTTAATGGTCGGCCTTGTAATGGCAGTATTGAACAGGTTTTTTGGAGAGCCAACAAAAAGAATGTCAACCGCCTACGACTGGGGGCCACTAGTCCTTCTAATAATAGTCAACATAACCGGATTTATGGCTCAGTTCGCAAGAGAAACACCATTCTACGGACACTTCCCAGAGATATTCGCCGGAAGCTGGGAATTCTTAGGTGGGGCAATAACACAAACCGAAATAGCCTTAGGACACGGAGTTATCTCACTACTATTCCTCGCAATACTACCATTCACCAAGTTCATACATTTCTTCACAGTACCACTGACACAGATGGCGAATTATGGAGAAGAATACAAGCCAAGAAAGGCTTATGGAAAAAAACACGAACCCGAAACATAA
- a CDS encoding transcriptional regulator translates to MTQALKDEVVAILLEGGYKVSDECTVYPKSFDYVAKKGERILVLKVLVDINSLRDDVAFRLSEISRLFMATPLVVGVKNRGEPMNRGVVYNRYGVRAVTPETLYDHVVEEIPFVVYSAPGGNYAKLNSERLRQARVEKGISRGELASKLGVSRSAIRKYEEGGDVNLDVAMEIEEVFDIPLFETVDISPDDDVEVGRDKIENPVLDLLSSLGLRVLPTDRAPFNALSRTERQAYLTGIEAYNERLKKKASIISSVSGTIDYGCFMVVKESKKDRSNIEDAPIVFEQEISDFDSVEDLLGLLDDRCP, encoded by the coding sequence ATGACGCAGGCTCTTAAGGATGAAGTTGTTGCTATCTTACTTGAAGGTGGCTATAAAGTTTCTGATGAATGTACGGTGTATCCTAAGAGCTTTGACTATGTTGCTAAGAAAGGCGAGCGTATACTTGTTTTAAAGGTTCTTGTGGATATTAATAGTCTTAGGGATGATGTTGCTTTTAGGCTTTCTGAGATATCTAGGTTGTTTATGGCAACTCCGTTGGTTGTTGGTGTTAAGAATAGGGGTGAGCCTATGAACCGTGGTGTTGTTTACAACAGGTATGGGGTTAGGGCTGTAACTCCTGAGACACTTTACGACCATGTTGTTGAGGAGATCCCTTTTGTTGTTTATTCGGCTCCTGGGGGTAATTATGCTAAGCTTAACAGTGAACGTTTGAGGCAAGCTAGGGTTGAGAAGGGTATTTCTAGGGGTGAACTGGCTTCTAAACTCGGTGTATCTAGAAGTGCTATCCGTAAGTATGAGGAGGGTGGTGACGTGAATCTGGATGTAGCTATGGAGATTGAAGAGGTTTTCGATATTCCCTTGTTTGAAACTGTCGATATCTCTCCCGATGATGATGTTGAGGTTGGGCGGGATAAGATTGAGAACCCTGTTTTGGACCTTCTTTCTTCTTTGGGCTTGAGGGTGTTGCCTACTGATCGGGCTCCGTTTAACGCTTTGTCGAGGACTGAACGACAAGCATATTTAACGGGTATTGAGGCCTATAATGAGAGGCTTAAGAAGAAGGCGAGTATTATCAGTAGTGTTTCAGGAACGATAGACTATGGCTGTTTTATGGTTGTTAAAGAAAGTAAGAAGGATAGGTCAAACATTGAGGATGCACCAATAGTTTTTGAACAGGAAATAAGTGATTTTGATTCTGTAGAGGACCTTCTTGGTCTGCTTGATGATAGATGTCCGTAA
- the mmp11 gene encoding methanogenesis marker protein 11 encodes MEILKPEQIKELLDEAWVSPYERIIMCADEKNGLVEITEDHARGTCYGGAAWEVRHYQETGSLVKDARREGARNVFTVGLGEGELELTPGIAAAGIESAKIDENEIKVGYAGLAGAGVAVAMCRGLAEGVNRVEVHEQGGGGQLGRASLVVPKYEKITIGIDDTDTDEAGATWALSNEIGCILDELEWAHYLNHTIVQLYTKNPYRTQNGVSISITFAVEPGMKEKFVDEVVSQFKKYTSSNDTAIAVHDEIAIPKAVKKYTQKAKNQMVEIEEAEKIAKENDIDLISVTGEQGKIGALAAIGLSNDPDEAAKVGK; translated from the coding sequence ATGGAAATCTTAAAACCAGAACAGATAAAAGAACTGTTAGACGAGGCTTGGGTCTCGCCATACGAACGAATAATAATGTGCGCAGACGAAAAAAACGGTCTAGTAGAAATAACCGAAGACCACGCCAGAGGCACCTGCTACGGAGGAGCCGCCTGGGAAGTAAGACACTACCAAGAAACAGGATCACTAGTAAAAGATGCACGCAGAGAAGGAGCCAGAAACGTATTCACCGTTGGATTAGGAGAAGGAGAACTAGAACTAACACCAGGAATCGCCGCAGCAGGAATCGAATCCGCAAAAATCGATGAAAACGAAATCAAAGTAGGTTACGCGGGACTAGCAGGCGCTGGAGTAGCCGTAGCAATGTGCAGAGGACTCGCAGAAGGCGTGAACAGAGTAGAAGTACACGAACAAGGTGGAGGCGGCCAACTAGGAAGAGCCTCACTAGTAGTACCAAAATACGAAAAAATAACAATCGGAATAGACGACACCGATACAGATGAAGCCGGAGCAACATGGGCCCTATCAAACGAAATAGGCTGCATACTAGACGAACTAGAGTGGGCACACTACCTAAACCACACAATCGTTCAACTATACACCAAAAACCCATACAGAACCCAAAACGGAGTCAGCATCTCAATAACCTTCGCAGTAGAACCAGGAATGAAAGAAAAATTCGTAGACGAAGTAGTCAGCCAATTCAAAAAATACACATCCTCCAACGACACAGCAATAGCAGTACACGACGAAATCGCCATACCAAAAGCCGTAAAAAAATACACACAAAAAGCCAAAAACCAAATGGTCGAAATAGAAGAAGCCGAAAAAATAGCTAAAGAAAACGATATCGACCTAATATCAGTAACCGGAGAACAAGGAAAAATAGGAGCTCTAGCGGCAATAGGACTATCAAACGACCCAGACGAAGCAGCAAAAGTAGGAAAATAA